One Pseudomonas sp. MH9.2 DNA segment encodes these proteins:
- a CDS encoding DUF2235 domain-containing protein has protein sequence MSNTLNSGSQRPAPAPLTPTPPFPKEGLLPRTSEDVALNYRTQYRPKLLAAYAAKRAAKAAGETYSGAPCINVLNITLCFDGTNNHEPSDKLGQPPSTSNVARLYHASVGANSGTEQSRANTNGFYAYYMQGVGTEFKEIGEFEPQDLGLIGAVGGENRINWGITRLLDAVGRACGEDPLTVDAAFELVQKMGTSFTEEMLGATLIKSGDSRRQEALQVPLLALQKKVDYVHARKTKPRIIGLRLYVYGFSRGAAEARAFATWLESLTQVEVEGETCYLFAGLPICIAFLGLFDTVASTGMAYAMPFAEGHMGWADDCMRLPASETFLERCVHLVAAHEQRVCFPVDSIRRKNDPDDPNGPSTYRANTVEYLYPGMHSDVGGGYSPGDQGKSLGGPQDVMSQIPLQHMYAEAYAVGAPLQAPKDVLSDEQRQVWPWLAMAEETEIAFDISETLTLRFNTWLAHHKTGPLEGALAGEQALLTGWRINRYGSYHFRTTSAYQHVNGKDMTQEEWDALKALHERQLAENKANHEGQPLKELSGTSLATHQEYRALKQGYEQRVGAAQPIDFNTHKAFEPTLDQRQMDRAMTEFGRDYDPSNWSLALAGDAISWATIPHLLFGGLIYLTNEQDEAQEYRDLRTSGNQAYLALYDLKTAEPLTDTARTLTDFFDEQVHDSRAWFMNSTALGEREVFSDYFRYRCIFFDTESNKSLSPVARAGQVIGVGIAVASVGLSIKRHDPRYLVGLLIPSLGIPVFRGKVGFPQVSAFDSVTGIALPMLDNLDNIRAFSKDPGDMLKMVKALPTPPALSAETATTPELQKLLKATETAKALAKVKDLLDTLPDESKMGLLDQVKGALGSGVS, from the coding sequence ATGTCCAACACTTTGAATTCAGGCTCTCAACGCCCGGCCCCGGCGCCTTTAACGCCGACCCCGCCGTTCCCAAAAGAGGGGCTGCTGCCGCGCACGTCCGAGGATGTGGCGCTTAACTACCGCACACAGTATCGGCCCAAACTGTTGGCGGCCTATGCGGCTAAACGGGCCGCCAAGGCGGCGGGTGAAACCTATTCCGGCGCGCCGTGCATCAATGTGCTGAACATCACCCTGTGTTTCGACGGCACCAACAACCACGAACCCTCGGACAAACTCGGTCAGCCCCCGAGCACCAGCAACGTGGCACGGCTTTACCACGCCAGCGTCGGTGCCAACTCAGGCACAGAGCAGAGCCGGGCGAACACAAACGGGTTTTACGCCTATTACATGCAAGGGGTCGGCACCGAGTTCAAGGAAATCGGCGAGTTCGAACCACAAGATCTGGGGCTGATCGGCGCGGTCGGCGGCGAGAACCGGATCAATTGGGGCATCACGCGCCTGCTGGATGCTGTGGGTCGGGCCTGCGGCGAAGACCCGCTGACCGTAGATGCAGCCTTCGAACTGGTGCAAAAAATGGGCACCTCGTTCACTGAAGAGATGCTCGGTGCGACGCTGATCAAAAGTGGCGACAGCCGTCGGCAAGAGGCCCTGCAAGTGCCATTGCTGGCATTGCAAAAAAAGGTCGACTACGTGCATGCGCGCAAGACCAAACCGCGGATCATCGGCCTGCGCCTGTACGTGTACGGCTTTTCCCGGGGCGCCGCCGAAGCCCGGGCCTTTGCCACCTGGCTGGAGAGCCTGACCCAGGTCGAGGTCGAGGGTGAAACCTGTTACCTGTTTGCCGGCCTGCCGATCTGCATTGCCTTCCTGGGCCTGTTCGACACCGTGGCCTCCACCGGCATGGCCTACGCGATGCCCTTCGCCGAGGGCCATATGGGGTGGGCCGATGACTGCATGCGCCTGCCAGCGTCGGAGACGTTTCTGGAGCGCTGCGTGCATCTGGTCGCGGCCCATGAGCAACGGGTCTGTTTCCCGGTGGACTCGATCCGGCGCAAAAACGACCCCGATGACCCGAATGGCCCTTCGACCTACCGCGCCAATACGGTCGAATACCTGTACCCCGGCATGCACTCCGATGTCGGTGGTGGGTATTCGCCGGGCGATCAGGGCAAGTCGCTGGGTGGCCCTCAGGACGTGATGTCGCAGATTCCGTTGCAGCATATGTACGCCGAAGCTTATGCCGTAGGTGCACCGTTACAGGCTCCGAAAGACGTGCTCAGCGACGAACAGAGACAGGTCTGGCCGTGGCTGGCAATGGCGGAAGAAACAGAAATCGCCTTCGACATCTCCGAAACCCTCACCCTCCGTTTCAACACCTGGCTCGCCCACCACAAAACCGGCCCGCTGGAAGGCGCCTTGGCCGGTGAGCAGGCGCTGTTGACGGGGTGGCGGATCAATCGTTATGGCAGCTATCACTTCAGGACAACCTCCGCCTACCAGCATGTCAACGGCAAGGACATGACCCAGGAGGAATGGGATGCCCTTAAAGCGCTGCATGAGCGACAACTGGCCGAGAACAAGGCCAACCATGAGGGCCAACCGCTCAAGGAATTGTCAGGCACCTCGCTGGCAACGCATCAGGAATATCGGGCGCTCAAACAGGGTTATGAACAACGCGTCGGCGCGGCACAACCCATCGACTTTAATACCCATAAAGCCTTTGAACCCACGCTCGATCAGCGCCAGATGGACAGGGCCATGACCGAGTTCGGTCGCGACTATGACCCGAGCAACTGGTCGCTGGCGTTGGCCGGTGACGCCATCAGTTGGGCGACCATTCCCCATCTGCTGTTCGGGGGGTTGATATACCTGACCAACGAGCAGGATGAAGCCCAGGAATACCGTGACCTGCGCACCTCTGGTAACCAGGCTTACCTGGCGCTCTATGACTTAAAAACCGCCGAGCCCCTGACCGACACCGCTCGCACGCTCACCGACTTTTTCGACGAACAGGTCCACGATTCACGCGCCTGGTTCATGAACTCAACGGCCTTGGGCGAGCGCGAAGTGTTCAGTGATTACTTCCGCTACCGCTGCATCTTTTTCGACACCGAATCCAACAAGTCCCTGTCGCCGGTGGCGAGGGCCGGGCAAGTGATTGGGGTGGGTATTGCGGTGGCCAGTGTCGGTTTGAGCATCAAGCGCCACGACCCGCGTTATCTGGTGGGTCTGCTGATTCCATCGCTGGGCATCCCCGTGTTTCGCGGCAAGGTGGGCTTTCCGCAAGTCAGCGCGTTTGATTCTGTCACGGGCATCGCCCTGCCGATGCTGGACAATCTCGACAACATTCGGGCGTTCAGCAAAGACCCTGGCGATATGCTGAAAATGGTGAAGGCCTTGCCCACACCGCCGGCCCTCAGCGCAGAAACCGCGACCACGCCTGAGTTGCAAAAACTGCTCAAGGCCACGGAAACGGCGAAGGCTTTGGCGAAGGTTAAGGACCTGCTCGACACGTTGCCCGATGAATCGAAGATGGGGTTGTTGGATCAGGTGAAGGGAGCATTGGGTAGCGGGGTAAGTTGA
- a CDS encoding DUF4123 domain-containing protein, translated as MDFEIPACLRDLKQHADAASLDHLDMIINATLLDYPLLQRLAELDPPPLHTPLLEGTPEHALAAQGPVHVRVFWAHAAQVNWLGTFVRAFERESRVLSLLSPWPFDALSEHLRYYTQAHWDKGAKSGILRYYDNRLFKHISGVFIEDAARDFHAPVISWHWTDRDHKAQIIGGYNLPFHEFTRPSTALMMDAFQVESVCMWSDAEQWEKTHGLSKRNYRVGKEQRVSLLYLGHLAASDLHLEGEEHRAFMIEWLARHLPEDLPQTGGWA; from the coding sequence ATGGACTTTGAAATCCCCGCGTGTCTGCGTGACCTGAAACAACACGCAGACGCAGCAAGCCTCGACCACCTCGACATGATCATCAACGCCACGTTGCTGGATTACCCCTTGCTGCAACGGCTGGCCGAACTCGACCCGCCGCCCTTGCACACACCGCTGCTTGAGGGCACGCCGGAACACGCACTGGCCGCACAAGGCCCTGTGCATGTTCGTGTGTTCTGGGCACATGCGGCCCAGGTGAACTGGCTGGGGACGTTTGTCAGGGCGTTCGAACGCGAGTCCCGCGTGCTGTCGCTGTTAAGCCCCTGGCCGTTCGACGCGTTGAGTGAGCACCTGCGTTATTACACCCAGGCGCATTGGGACAAAGGCGCCAAGAGCGGCATCCTGCGTTACTACGACAACCGGTTGTTCAAGCACATCAGTGGCGTGTTTATCGAAGACGCGGCTCGCGACTTCCATGCCCCCGTCATCAGTTGGCACTGGACCGATCGCGATCACAAAGCGCAGATCATCGGTGGCTATAACCTCCCCTTTCACGAATTTACCCGCCCCAGTACGGCCTTGATGATGGACGCGTTTCAGGTCGAGTCCGTGTGCATGTGGAGTGATGCCGAGCAATGGGAGAAAACCCACGGTCTGTCGAAACGAAACTACCGGGTCGGCAAGGAACAACGAGTCTCCCTGCTTTATTTGGGGCACCTCGCCGCCAGTGACCTCCACCTTGAGGGCGAGGAGCACCGGGCATTTATGATCGAGTGGCTGGCCCGACACCTACCCGAAGACCTGCCGCAGACCGGTGGTTGGGCATGA
- the tssI gene encoding type VI secretion system tip protein TssI/VgrG — translation MPTLANQPDFSLTIARLKRDYNLQVLQFTGQEGLNQPFCFDIELVSDRPALDLNDYLHKSAFLSLGGKKGYGFHGLIHEFVQGQTHWKATHYHLKLVPQLFYLEHRTNQRIFQKKTVKQIIAQVLEEHGILSDRYRFELDARHYEPRNYCTQYKESDLYFVQRLCEEEGLSFRFEHSQNSHILVFADHQDRFNRLPESTVYVPDNGMNAETVAVKSFSVGIKGRTSRVTRRHYDFETSSRPLESASRGDDREAWDHFQELENFTYPAYFKTADHGRQVARKSLERLQLNACVARGASDQPMLLSGHLFALEDHPRKDWNTHWLLNHLTHRGRAPQVMEALNSTAPEAKDGFVQGYQNTFTATPEHVIYRPPLDHPKPVVLVSQTATVCGPKDEEIYCDEYGRVKVRFRWDRSGSTDELSSCWVRVVTGWAGSGYGSSVIPRVGMEVVIGYDEGDPDSPMLTGYLFNKANTVPYPLPANKTRSVFKSLSYPGGGGGNEVHIEDRKGKERIYLHAQRDFLTLARNDHTLEVDNEQHTTIKANAYSEYHAEEHHTTHGLRKTQLNADDSLNIAGSSYTQVAHAAVIRAGQDLHLQSGINVAIDAQGFLTLKGAGQHLVFTPAGIFSSSLITVGGAPIPGTPPAIQRPQLPGESAQEAAGRLMALSPSLPEFSWEHEPEPVEVLPEPAVCEECLQAAQDELEGFATR, via the coding sequence ATGCCGACATTAGCTAATCAGCCAGACTTTAGCCTGACCATTGCCAGGCTAAAGCGGGATTACAACCTGCAGGTTCTTCAATTCACGGGGCAGGAAGGGTTAAACCAGCCATTTTGTTTCGATATTGAACTGGTCAGTGACCGCCCGGCGCTGGACCTGAATGACTATCTGCATAAGTCCGCGTTCCTCTCCCTCGGCGGTAAAAAGGGTTATGGCTTTCATGGCCTGATCCACGAGTTCGTTCAAGGCCAAACCCACTGGAAAGCCACCCATTACCACCTGAAACTGGTGCCACAGCTGTTTTACCTTGAGCACCGGACCAACCAGCGCATCTTTCAAAAAAAGACAGTGAAACAAATCATCGCCCAGGTGCTGGAAGAGCACGGCATCCTCTCGGATCGCTATCGCTTCGAGCTGGATGCCCGACACTATGAGCCCCGGAACTATTGCACCCAGTACAAAGAGAGCGACTTGTATTTCGTACAACGCTTGTGCGAGGAAGAAGGCCTCAGTTTTCGCTTCGAACACAGTCAAAACAGCCACATCCTGGTCTTCGCTGACCACCAGGACCGGTTCAATCGTCTGCCTGAGTCCACGGTGTATGTACCCGACAACGGCATGAACGCCGAGACCGTGGCCGTTAAGTCGTTCAGCGTGGGGATCAAAGGCAGAACCTCGCGGGTCACCCGCCGTCACTACGACTTTGAAACATCGAGCCGTCCTCTGGAATCAGCCTCCAGAGGCGATGATCGCGAGGCGTGGGATCACTTTCAGGAGTTGGAAAACTTCACCTACCCCGCGTATTTCAAAACCGCAGACCACGGGCGGCAGGTTGCGCGTAAATCGCTGGAAAGACTCCAATTGAACGCGTGCGTGGCGCGCGGGGCAAGCGACCAGCCGATGCTGCTCAGCGGCCACTTGTTTGCCCTTGAGGACCATCCGCGCAAGGACTGGAACACTCACTGGCTGCTCAATCACCTCACTCACCGTGGCCGGGCTCCGCAAGTGATGGAAGCCCTTAACAGCACGGCCCCCGAAGCGAAGGACGGTTTTGTCCAGGGCTACCAGAACACCTTCACCGCCACCCCTGAGCACGTGATTTATCGACCGCCACTGGATCACCCCAAGCCCGTGGTACTGGTCAGCCAGACCGCCACGGTCTGCGGCCCCAAGGATGAAGAGATTTACTGCGACGAATACGGCCGGGTCAAAGTTCGTTTCCGGTGGGACCGGTCCGGCTCAACCGACGAACTCAGCAGCTGCTGGGTGCGCGTGGTCACTGGCTGGGCGGGCAGTGGCTACGGCAGCAGCGTCATTCCACGGGTCGGCATGGAAGTGGTGATCGGCTATGACGAAGGCGATCCCGACTCGCCGATGCTCACCGGTTACCTGTTCAACAAGGCCAACACCGTGCCTTACCCGCTGCCCGCCAATAAAACCCGCAGCGTATTCAAATCACTTTCCTATCCAGGCGGAGGGGGTGGAAATGAAGTTCACATTGAGGATCGCAAGGGCAAAGAACGCATCTACCTGCACGCCCAACGCGACTTCCTGACCCTCGCCCGCAACGACCACACCCTTGAGGTGGATAACGAACAGCACACCACCATCAAAGCCAACGCCTACAGCGAATACCACGCCGAAGAACACCACACCACCCATGGCCTGCGCAAAACCCAGCTCAACGCCGACGACTCGCTGAACATCGCGGGCAGCAGCTACACCCAGGTCGCACACGCCGCCGTCATCCGCGCCGGGCAGGATCTGCACCTGCAATCGGGTATCAACGTGGCCATCGATGCCCAGGGTTTTCTCACGCTCAAGGGCGCAGGCCAGCACCTGGTGTTCACCCCGGCCGGGATTTTCAGCAGCAGCCTGATCACCGTCGGCGGTGCCCCCATCCCCGGCACCCCGCCCGCGATTCAACGGCCACAACTGCCCGGCGAAAGCGCACAAGAAGCCGCCGGCCGATTGATGGCGCTGTCGCCGTCGTTGCCGGAATTTTCCTGGGAGCACGAACCGGAGCCCGTTGAGGTGCTGCCGGAGCCAGCGGTGTGTGAAGAGTGCTTGCAGGCGGCTCAAGACGAACTCGAGGGCTTTGCGACCCGCTAA
- a CDS encoding PP2C family serine/threonine-protein phosphatase, producing MGPANPWRSVARTDTGKVRARNEDAFLDCPQHGLWAVADGMGGYQCGDVASQMIITHLAELPEEGRFDERVIAVRKCLHWLNRRMSQELTITPDRRDSIMGSTVVALLIDGTRGACVWAGDSRCYLLREGRLHQLTRDHSLLEQLIDEQKMTPEQASQSPNARALTRAIGATDQLKLEVLELEVCSGDVFLLCSDGFYQGLDNEMLREALSLESMHALFDEVRRGSARDNLTAVVISQ from the coding sequence ATGGGGCCGGCCAACCCTTGGCGCAGTGTGGCGCGTACCGACACCGGCAAGGTGCGGGCGCGCAACGAGGACGCGTTTCTTGACTGTCCGCAGCACGGATTGTGGGCGGTCGCCGATGGCATGGGCGGTTATCAGTGTGGCGATGTCGCCAGCCAGATGATTATCACCCACCTCGCCGAACTGCCCGAGGAGGGCCGCTTCGACGAGCGTGTGATTGCCGTGCGCAAGTGTCTGCACTGGCTCAATCGACGAATGAGTCAGGAGTTGACCATCACCCCGGATCGCCGCGACAGCATCATGGGCAGTACGGTGGTGGCACTGTTGATCGACGGCACACGCGGCGCCTGTGTCTGGGCGGGTGACAGCCGTTGCTACCTGCTGCGCGAGGGTCGTCTGCATCAATTGACCCGCGATCACTCGCTGCTGGAGCAACTGATCGACGAGCAAAAAATGACGCCCGAACAAGCCAGCCAATCCCCCAACGCCCGCGCACTGACCCGCGCCATAGGTGCCACCGACCAGCTGAAGCTGGAAGTGCTGGAGTTGGAGGTGTGTTCGGGCGATGTGTTTTTGTTGTGCAGTGACGGGTTTTATCAGGGCCTCGACAACGAAATGTTGCGCGAAGCCTTGAGCCTGGAATCGATGCACGCGCTGTTCGACGAAGTACGACGTGGCAGCGCGCGGGACAACCTGACCGCCGTGGTGATCAGCCAATGA
- a CDS encoding DUF3304 domain-containing protein — MRRPLALCLLTCLALQACSQSLPDRLGAPIEGYSHTSAAINYFMVNGNGGPNIGPYGGGGSQNCCVSLPRQWHPGLTVVVEWEKDPNTGDSVNWPKPRYSDAWRKAAREHQSKYTRHRAVVEVAPYEQLGLVNVHFLPCDQVKVAASPSYHGRPNHPYNYPMKMEVPAVCPAP; from the coding sequence ATGAGGCGCCCGCTCGCGCTTTGCCTGCTGACCTGCCTTGCGCTGCAAGCCTGCAGCCAATCATTGCCCGACCGACTCGGCGCGCCCATCGAGGGGTACAGCCACACCTCGGCGGCGATCAATTACTTCATGGTCAACGGCAACGGCGGTCCGAACATCGGCCCTTACGGCGGGGGCGGTAGCCAGAACTGCTGCGTGAGCCTGCCCCGCCAGTGGCACCCCGGCCTGACCGTGGTGGTGGAGTGGGAGAAGGATCCGAATACCGGTGACTCAGTTAACTGGCCCAAACCTCGCTACTCAGATGCTTGGCGAAAGGCCGCAAGAGAACACCAATCCAAATACACCCGCCATCGCGCCGTCGTGGAGGTGGCGCCGTATGAGCAACTCGGGTTGGTCAATGTGCACTTTCTGCCTTGCGATCAAGTCAAGGTGGCCGCCAGTCCTAGCTACCACGGTCGCCCAAATCACCCCTACAACTACCCAATGAAAATGGAAGTCCCTGCCGTATGTCCCGCACCCTAA
- a CDS encoding DUF3304 domain-containing protein, producing the protein MSRTLNPGAPRRRPALWAAAALACLALQACSKSLPDRLGAPIEGYSHTSAAINYFMVNGNGGPNIGPYGGGGKQNCCVSLPRQWHPGLTVVVEWEKDPTPFDSATWSEPRYSDAWRARMKEQKSKNTRHRAVVEVAPYEELGVIDVHFLPCNQVAVSAVAVTPGQAGYPFNYPSKMEEPSVCPTL; encoded by the coding sequence ATGTCCCGCACCTTAAACCCTGGCGCCCCACGCCGAAGGCCAGCGCTTTGGGCGGCGGCTGCGCTCGCTTGCCTTGCGCTGCAAGCCTGCAGCAAATCACTGCCCGACCGACTGGGCGCGCCTATCGAGGGCTACAGCCATACCTCGGCGGCGATCAATTACTTCATGGTCAACGGTAACGGCGGCCCGAACATCGGCCCTTACGGCGGGGGCGGCAAGCAGAACTGCTGCGTGAGCCTGCCGCGCCAGTGGCATCCCGGCCTGACCGTGGTGGTGGAGTGGGAGAAGGATCCGACGCCCTTTGATTCCGCCACATGGTCCGAACCGCGATATTCCGATGCATGGCGCGCGCGGATGAAAGAGCAGAAATCCAAAAACACCCGCCATCGCGCCGTCGTGGAGGTGGCGCCGTATGAAGAACTCGGCGTCATCGATGTTCATTTCTTGCCCTGCAACCAAGTTGCCGTTTCGGCTGTCGCCGTTACGCCCGGCCAAGCCGGTTATCCCTTCAACTACCCGTCCAAAATGGAAGAGCCCTCGGTATGTCCAACACTTTGA
- a CDS encoding DUF3304 domain-containing protein, translated as MSRTLNPGASRRRSALWVAAALTCLALQACSQSLPDRLGAPIEGYSHTSAAINYFMVNGNGGPNIGPYGGGGSQNCCVSLPRKWHPGLTVVVEWEKDPTPFDSATWSEPRYSDAWRARMKEQKSKNTRHRAVVEVAPYEQLGLVNVHFLPCDQVKVAASPSYHGRPNHPYNYPLKMEVPAKCPAP; from the coding sequence ATGTCCCGCACCCTAAACCCTGGCGCCTCACGCCGAAGGTCAGCACTTTGGGTGGCGGCTGCGCTGACCTGCCTTGCGCTTCAAGCGTGCAGCCAATCATTGCCCGACCGACTTGGCGCGCCTATCGAGGGCTACAGCCATACCTCGGCGGCGATCAACTACTTCATGGTCAACGGCAACGGCGGGCCGAACATCGGGCCTTACGGCGGGGGCGGCAGCCAGAACTGCTGCGTGAGCCTGCCGCGCAAGTGGCATCCCGGCCTGACCGTGGTGGTGGAGTGGGAGAAGGATCCGACGCCCTTTGATTCCGCAACATGGTCCGAACCGCGCTATTCCGACGCATGGCGCGCACGGATGAAAGAACAGAAATCCAAAAATACCCGCCATCGCGCCGTCGTGGAGGTGGCTCCGTATGAGCAACTCGGGTTGGTCAATGTGCATTTTCTGCCTTGCGATCAAGTCAAGGTCGCCGCCAGTCCCAGCTACCACGGGCGCCCCAATCACCCCTACAACTACCCCCTCAAGATGGAAGTCCCTGCCAAATGTCCCGCACCTTAA